The Euphorbia lathyris chromosome 8, ddEupLath1.1, whole genome shotgun sequence genome has a window encoding:
- the LOC136203285 gene encoding acyl-lipid (9-3)-desaturase-like — MALPIKYITKEELQTHTKPDDLWISIQGKIYNVTNWKKDHPGGEFLLLHLAGQDVTDAYVAYHPGTAWKYLDNFFTGYYLKDYSVSEVSKDYRKLIAEFTKAGLFEKKGHTTFFTLCAVLVLFAASVYGILYSNSAWIHLLCGGVIGFLWIQSGWIGHDSGHYRVMSTPGWNRLTQILTGNCLAGISIGWWKFNHNTHHIACNNLNYDPDLQHMPMFAVSSKFFSSIRSYFYERKMNFDSFTRFMVSYQHLTYYPVMCFARINLFAQSIILLSSKKKVPNRGQEILGVLVFWIWYPLLVSYLPNWGERVMFVIASFSVTGIQHVQFTLNHFSSHVYLGAPSGNDWFEKQTMGTLNINCSTWMDWFHGGLQFQIEHHLFPRLPRCNLRKISPFVIELCKKHNLPYNSASFYKANEMTLKTLRTAALQARDLTNPVPKNLVWEAVNTHG, encoded by the coding sequence ATGGCGTTGCCGATCAAGTACATTACTAAAGAAGAGCTACAAACTCACACAAAACCAGACGATCTCTGGATCTCGATACAGGGCAAGATCTATAATGTTACTAATTGGAAAAAGGATCATCCCGGCGGCGAGTTTCTTTTGCTTCATCTTGCAGGTCAAGACGTTACAGACGCATACGTTGCCTATCATCCTGGCACCGCCTGGAAATATCTTGACAATTTCTTCACCGGTTATTATCTTAAAGACTACTCTGTTTCTGAGGTTTCCAAAGATTATCGGAAATTGATCGCTGAGTTCACAAAAGCGGGTCTTTTTGAGAAGAAAGGCCACACTACATTTTTTACTCTTTGTGCCGTACTGGTATTGTTTGCTGCTAGTGTTTATGGTATTCTATACAGTAATAGCGCATGGATACATTTGCTTTGTGGTGGTGTAATTGGGTTTTTGTGGATTCAAAGTGGCTGGATTGGCCATGATTCTGGCCATTATCGGGTTATGTCAACCCCCGGTTGGAATCGTCTAACCCAGATCCTAACAGGCAATTGTCTCGCCGGGATTAGTATTGGCTGGTGGAAGTTTAACCATAACACTCATCACATTGCTTGTAACAATCTCAATTACGATCCAGATCTGCAGCACATGCCTATGTTTGCGGTATCTTCAAAATTTTTCAGTTCAATTAGGTCTTATTTTTATGAAAGAAAGATGAATTTCGATTCTTTTACCAGGTTTATGGTTAGCTATCAGCATTTGACCTATTATCCAGTGATGTGTTTTGCTAGGATCAATTTGTTTGCTCAGTCTATTATCCTTTTGTCATCTAAGAAAAAAGTACCAAATAGGGGTCAAGAGATTTTAGGAGTGCTTGTGTTTTGGATTTGGTATCCATTGCTTGTTTCTTACTTGCCCAATTGGGGGGAAAGAGTGATGTTTGTTATTGCCAGTTTTTCAGTTACTGGGATTCAGCATGTTCAATTTACATTAAACCATTTTTCATCCCATGTTTATCTTGGTGCTCCTAGTGGGAATGATTGGTTTGAGAAGCAGACGATGGGAACACTTAATATAAATTGCTCAACTTGGATGGATTGGTTTCATGGTGGATTGCAGTTTCAGATTGAACACCATCTGTTTCCCCGATTGCCTCGATGCAATCTTAGGAAAATCTCGCCATTTGTGATTGAGCTGTGCAAGAAGCATAACTTGCCTTACAATTCTGCATCATTTTACAAGGCTAATGAAATGACATTGAAGACTCTTCGGACTGCCGCCTTGCAAGCTAGGGATCTCACAAACCCAGTTCCAAAGAATTTAGTTTGGGAAGCTGTTAATACCCATGGATGA
- the LOC136202410 gene encoding UDP-sulfoquinovose synthase, chloroplastic — MAHLLSTSCSLKLSPSCRAYSQPSNQSTIYSTFLTLQTSKSPFTRVVLQRERPRKSCVVHATAVPVSQEAPTQSSSDSHQVFGQPSKTQRVMVIGGDGYCGWATALHLSKRGYEVAIVDSLVRRLFDHQLGLDSLTPISSIHNRIRCWKSLTGKTIELYIGDVCDFEFLSETFNSFEPDAVVHFGEQRSAPYSMIDRSRAVFTQNNNVIGTLNVLFAIKEFREECHLVKLGTMGEYGTPNIDIEEGYITITHNGRTDTLPYPKQASSFYHLSKVHDSNNIAFTCKAWGIRATDLNQGVVYGVRTDETEMHDELCNRFDYDGVFGTALNRFCVQAAVGHPLTVYGKGGQTRGYLDIRDTVQCVELAIAYPANPGEFRVFNQFTEQFSVNELASLVTRAGEKLGIDVKTISVPNPRVEAEEHYYNAKHTKLVELGLKPHLLSDSLLDSLLNFTIQYKDRVDTKQIMPSVSWRKIGVKSKTVAA, encoded by the exons ATGGCGCATTTGCTATCAACTTCTTGTTCCTTAAAGTTGTCCCCTAGCTGCAGAGCTTACTCTCAACCGTCGAACCAATCAACAATATATTCTACCTTTCTCACATTGCAAACCTCTAAATCTCCTTTTACAAGGGTTGTGTTGCAAAGAGAGAGACCGAGAAAGAGTTGTGTTGTCCATGCAACTGCTGTACCTGTAAGCCAAGAAGCTCCAACTCAATCAAGCTCCGATTCCCACCAAGTCTTTGGTCAACCATCCAAGACACAGCGGGTTATGGTCATCGGTGGAGATGGCTACTGTGGTTGGGCCACTGCTCTCCACCTTTCCAAAAGGGGTTATGAGGTTGCCATTGTTGACAGCCTCGTACGACGTCTTTTTGACCACCAACTTGGTCTGGACTCTCTGACCCCTATCTCTTCCATCCACAACCGTATCCGTTGTTGGAAGTCTCTCACTGGAAAAACAATTGAACTCTATATTGGTGATGTTTGCGACTTTGAGTTCTTATCTGAAACATTCAACTCTTTTGAGCCTGATGCTGTAGTCCATTTTGGGGAACAGCGTTCAGCCCCTTATTCAATGATTGATCGGTCTAGAGCTGTGTTTACTCAGAACAACAATGTGATTGGGACACTTAATGTTCTATTTGCAATAAAGGAATTCAGAGAGGAGTGTCATCTGGTGAAGCTTGGGACAATGGGAGAATATGGAACACCAAACATTGATATTGAGGAGGGTTATATAACAATTACCCATAACGGGAGAACAGATACTTTGCCTTACCCTAAGCAAGCTAGCTCTTTCTACCATCTTAGTAAAGTCCATGACTCCAATAATATAGCATTCACTTGCAAGGCTTGGGGAATTAGAGCGACTGATCTCAATCAAGGAGTAGTTTATGGGGTGAGGACGGATGAAACAGAGATGCACGATGAACTCTGCAATAGGTTTGATTATGATGGAGTATTTGGAACTGCATTGAATCGGTTTTGTGTCCAGGCTGCTGTTGGTCATCCACTCACTGTGTACGGAAAGGGTGGCCAG ACCAGGGGCTACCTTGACATACGGGATACTGTTCAATGCGTGGAACTTGCCATTGCATATCCAGCAAATCCTGGGGAGTTTCGGGTATTCAATCAATTTACCGAGCAGTTTTCTGTCAATGAACTTGCTTCTCTTGTAACAAGAGCAGGAGAGAAACTTGGGATAGATGTGAAAACAATATCTGTGCCCAACCCACGAGTAGAGGCAGAAGAACATTACTACAATGCCAAGCACACTAAACTTGTTGAGTTGGGATTGAAACCACACCTTCTTTCAGATTCTCTCCTCGACTCCTTGCTCAACTTTACTATACAGTACAAGGATCGTGTTGATACTAAACAGATAATGCCTAGTGTTTCTTGGAGAAAAATTGGAGTCAAGTCAAAGACTGTTGCAGCCTGA
- the LOC136202411 gene encoding uncharacterized protein, producing MKRPTLQQLVQTPAVKLQRVVVENKHGEKLVGLLHETGSKHLVIICHGFQSSKERIPMLNLAVAVENQGISAFRFDFGGNGESEGSFQYGNYHREAEDLRSVVQHFRRQKRVIGAVAGHSKGGNVVLLYASKYNDVNAVVNISGRFDLKRGIEGRLGKEFLQRIKQNGFINVYSRKGRLEYCVTEESLMDRLTTDTHAACLSIHPDCRVLTVHGSMDKIVPVEDAMEFAKLIPNHELHILKEADHEYTMHQKELASIVIDFLMESSNLDKNTHNLLVKDYSFRSRI from the exons ATGAAGAGGCCGACCCTTCAACAACTAGTTCAGACGCCAG CTGTTAAGCTGCAAAGAGTTGTTGTAGAGAACAAACATGGCGAAAAGCTCGTTGGCTTATTGCATGAAACAGGTTCCAAGCACCTTGTTATTATTTGCCATGGATTTCAATCTTCAAAG GAAAGGATACCAATGTTGAATCTAGCTGTTGCTGTAGAGAACCAAGGCATCAGTGCCTTTCGCTTTgattttggaggaaatgg GGAAAGTGAAGGTTCATTTCAGTATGGTAACTATCATAGAGAAGCCGAAGATTTACGCTCAGTAGTCCAACACTTCCGCAGGCAGAAACGGGTGATAGGTGCAGTCGCTGGGCACAGTAAAG GAGGAAATGTGGTTCTTCTGTATGCTTCCAAGTACAATGATGTGAATGCAGTTGTCAATATATCCGGCCGCTTTGATTTGAAAAGAGGTATTGAGGGACGGCTGGGTAAAGAATTCTTACAAAGAATTAAGCAAAATGGATTTATCAATGTTTATAGTCGGAAAG GAAGGTTGGAGTATTGTGTGACTGAAGAAAGTTTGATGGATCGTCTAACTACTGATACACATGCAGCCTGCTTATCGATTCATCCAGACTGCAG GGTGTTGACAGTTCATGGATCcatggataaaattgtaccTGTTGAAGATGCTATGGAGTTTGCTAAGCTCATACCAAACCATGAATTGCACATCTTAAAAGAAGCTGATCATGAATATACTATGCATCAGAAAGAGTTGGCTTCAATTGTAATTGATTTTTTGATGGAAAGTTCCAATCTAGACAAAAACACTCATAACTTGCTTGTAAAAGATTATTCTTTTCGATCGCGGATATAA